The window CGGGAGCGCCCGCCGCGGCCCCCCCGCCCGCCGCCACCCGAGTCCGGGGCCGAGTCCGGCAGAGCCTCCACCCGCTCCCCGACCACTGGGGTGGGAGGATAATGTGGATTGTTTACAACATGAGGCTACATCCACGTTACTACGTTTTAGTTTATTACTTGACGAGGGGAAAGTCATGGTTCCAATTCTCCATTTCCAAATTCGATTAGTACACCTAGTTCTGGGTGGAACACTTTTTCTGATTGGCCTACGTGCGTGTACGAAAgtacaatttaaataaacacatttcagccCAGATTGAATTATGAATCCATAAATTGCCaacaaaatgaatcaccaacttTATTACTAAGCCCCATTAACTTTTACTTCATAGAAAAGATTCTATTATGAGTCCAAAtcattcctttaaaaaaaaactaaaaaaactttGATGTCTTAAATTTTGACATTTAACCGGAGTGAAAATTAGATAATGTGCGTTCAGAGGATGTTAACTCAAGAGGCAATTACACTGCACTTTGCATCGGGAGCCTCTTCGCCTCCGTTCGTGCGTTAAATTCctctggtgttttctttttcagtgcaATTAGAAAATGGAGGTCAAAACTCTGATGATTTAACTTCTTCGGCATAGCGAAGAGCGCTCTGCCGCTGTTTGAGTGGGGGGGGGCCCTTTTCACTGCCGCACCGCTAAAAGGCACGCTAATCCCTCTTGAGCAGAAACCATGACGGACAGGTCGGAAAAGGGACGTTTGAGAAAAGTTTTAAAGATAACGACACCAAAGACATTGTGATtttgaccaaacaacaatgTTAAGTCTTAAGCTTTTTCGTTGTTTTTAGTATTCAGACGCTTTCAAAAACAGAATCTACAACTCTCTGCGTTTTCAACATTTCCTTCTCCGCCACATCCTGAGACGTTACTCCGTAAAACAACGGAAAACTTCCAGATCAACGTGAAAAAGCAGCGACCTGGAAGTGATCTCGCGcgttcacacgcacacacagttgtCGGCAGCTTACCCGCCGCCCCGGCGTTCAGCATGCTGTACATGGTGTACATGTTGCAGATCTGTCTGTACTGCTCTTCGGCGCTCTCGTCCGCtatgtcgtcctcctcctcgtcatcgtGGTAGCTGATAGGGGAGTCGCTGGTGTACATGCTCAGCGTGCCCGGGCTCGTGCCCTCGGGTGTGccgccgttgttgttgttattgttgttgtgattacTGTTGAGTGCCGCTCCTCCCGCTGAGGCGCCGCCACACACCATCGCAGCATTGGCGGCTGCGAGTCCGCGCCCAGAGGCATCCTGGGTAGTGTTGTtacaagaggaggaagaggaagaggaggaggagtagcgTGCGGCCTTCCTCATcccgcctcctccgccccctccaGACCCCCCGCCCCCGTCGCGGCTGTTCCCCTCCCACAGCCGCTTGGCCACCGGGGTGCAGACCACCGAGTAGGGGGAGCCCTCCTGCTGAGAGAGACATGGTAATTACTGTCAcctgaataagttcttctaaatattttggcgtttcttttgtttttttaaataaagataagGATTTACAATCATTTATCCAAGCAAGAGTCTCAGTTTCAAAGCTATTAAAACAGTTTCATATGGACAGCATGTATACTGTAATCTGAGAGGTACAGTACAGATTTCGACTCATCTCTCTTTTACAAAAGAAactcaaaacaataaaatacaggaaaaaGCCATCTGGTGTTTGAATCAAACCACCATTATGTGACAATAAATGAGGCATTATCtaattttctaattttcatTAATATGGATGGTGAAATGATaagaaaccccccaaaataaaaacatctctcagtttaaagaatttaaacctctgacctcaaacatcatttaaaccctttccttgaaaaaatgttttcaaacgaCGTCTATGCTATACTTCAGAAATGACCTTCGGGTTttgatgaaaaatatgaatgtatagTGTTTTATATTCAAgtagattatttttcttttcaagctgAAGTTGCTGCTTTCCTTGAAAGTCTATCGAAGCCTTTCCACGTGTCAAACTCCTCCTTGCGACAATATCACAGACTCGTTCTTTTGTTCGAGGCGTATCCTACCTGCTGCGGCTGCGGGGTGGGCTGCGGCGTGCTCGCCGTCTGTTCCGTCTTCACCTTGGACACCAGGGGGAGGGGCGTCAGGCAAGAGGAGGGCCTTCCCGCGGCCGTGGCGACCacgcctcctccgccgccgccccctcccGCCGTTTGGGTGACGGGGCTCTGGGGCTCGGAGGGCGGGGTCTCCTCGGCGTGCAGGCCCTGAGAGTCGCAGCTTGGAGATGAGACCTGGAGGCGCGGTGATGGAAAAGAAGGAACATGACTCATGCATATGAAGATATACACAatgtaaatcatatttattcattttttacatgttCAAGGTTATGTAAATAATAAGGCGCCTGGGTGATCCTCAATATCTGCTTGGTATCGACTGAAAATGTGTCCGGGGTATCGGCATAAAACGAAAATTAAGATTTCTACATTTTCGTACAAATTTAACAAATTCTATTGGCCTACGAGCCGAACTGTTCATCAGCTGAAACTACCGGCGCTACGGCGAGTTTTAACTCCGACATACGCAGGCGGCGTCGGCAGCCCGATGGCAGAGACTCTCCATGTCTGAGCTTAGGACAGTGCAGATTCAAGGAAATCAAGTTCTCCCTCATTAATATGCAGATTTATGCAGCAAATCActaatgcaaaatgcaaaaaacggCACCTAATCAGATCTACAAACACAGATAACGCCCGTAGTGAATTTAAAGCCGTGCTTAATATCACACGCACAACAGGTGTCGGGCTCAAACAACTGTAACGCGACCGTCACATTTGTATCTCCATGGTTCTTAAATGTGTCGAAACTCTGTACTTTTGACCTATTTACCAGATAGTTCTGCATTCGGATTCGTCTGAGAAGAGTCTCAAGGGCTTCCGTGAGCGCGCGGGTTTACCTTGAGGAAGAACTCTGTGCCTTTCTCCATGATCTGTTGGATCTGGAGGAAGCCGGCGGTGTACATGAGCAGGAACTGGTCCCCGACGTTCATGCTGAGGCGTCCCGTGTAGCAGAAGGCCAGGATCTGCTGGAAGCTCTGCGGCTGCACGGCCGGCGGCAGCTCCACCACCGAGCTCTTCCCGCCGGCGTTGAACAGGTCCCGGAAGTAGGAGCTGCTGGCGGCCAGCACGGCGCGGTGGGCCTGAGGGGTAAACAGGCGGGGGAGAGGTAAAGTCGTGCGCCGACGCAGCAGCAGGCAGGCTGACGTGGGCAGAGTTCAGTTCGCGCGGTCTGGTTTCAAAAGGCGGCAGCGAACCCATAAAGGAAGATCTGTTATGGTTTAAGTGAATCTAACTGCATTAGAAACAGATTAACAAAGTGAAGTGGTATTGAACTGGTGGCAAAGCCAGAGATTTaggattaatcgactaatcagAAAATAATCGATAGTTTAAtcgatgaaaaaaataaccgTTAGCTGCAGCTTATCATCGGAGACGAAGACTTAAAGCAAATGTGCGAAAATTGCAATTAGACATTTCGCCCACCCCCCATGTGGgcgttttcttcttctatcatTTGTCTCAACTTCCTGGAATTGTATCCAAAGAAGCGTTTTCGCACTCCAAAATAACcaaaccatggttcagtttgatccggaccgagaCGGTGGTCCAAGGAACCCTTCACAcctggttttgttttgggggggttcgGACTAATCTAAAAAGTTTCCCCGACAAAACCAGGTGTGAAAACGTCCAACATTGCGGATTACAGCAGCGCAGCTCTTTGGTAGCCGACAGCGGAAGGACCGTGGTCACACTGTGCAGCTCCCATGTGAACGCGTATGTAAGTCTGAAtacaaatgaacagaaactggggtgggggtttttttcaaaccgACCTTGAAGGCGTGTCCCTTGACGACCACGGAGACGTCACAGTAGAGGCCCTGCAGCCGCTGCTCGTTCAGACACTCCAGGACGTTGTTGCCAAAGTTAGGGATCGCCATCTGCAGCGTCTGAGCCATAACGCTCTGCCCAGCACCACAGGGTCTGTGAGGACaaccgaagaagaagaaagagtaGAAGTTAAGACTTAAACAGCTACAAGGGGACGACTGGATGGGGGAATGTAGGAcagaaaggatggagagaggagagaggagagaggaggagggaggtatccgaaggaaaggagggagggacgtATTGTAGAGGACCGaagcgagggggaggggggggggggagtcagacTTATGGGCGAACAGCGAAACATCGCAGAGGTGACACGGAGGTGAGGACGAGACGAGACAGCGGAGACGGTTGACGGCGAGCATTGATGAGACGAGGATAAAAGAAGGTCGGGAAGAAAACGGAGACGAgaaatgaggagggaggagagagagtggagataAAGGAAGAGGGTGAGTTAAGTGTGCGATGATTAATGGATTAAAGTTTTTTACTCTCAACTCCAAATGAACTTTGGAGTGAGAGAGAATTCCGGGGCCATCAGCGACTGTTATATAAGCCGTCTTTATActttcgcctttttttttttttgaagaaccTTGTTTCATTACATCTAACTCACAGTTAATACACAGTTTGGTGGATTTTTGGCctacttttgttttaattcctcTTCAGCCAAAACACGGCCGCTTACATAACTCGTCTGTTTCGTCACTCGTCCTCGGCGCGACtccgacgaggaggacgagtgGAGGAACCGTCAAACTCGTGACGAttagaaaagaaacaagtgaaAAACATTGCGACGATTCCGCCTCCTCGTCTCAGGAGCAGGAGCGTTTCCTCTTCTCCCGTGGGCCCGTCATTTTCAGGGTTCCgaaacattttctatttccaacATTCCAGACTAGATTTTTCcagaccatatttgacatctgAGTACAAATGGTCAGATgtttattaagtaaatattattaggGCTGcgactgacgattattttcattattgattaatcgggcaatgtttttttccattaaacGTTTggttttttggtccataaaatggtgaaaaatgttgtttgtgtttccccatAACCCCaaaaagctgttttgttttgtccgcacaccaaagatatttagtgtTAGAGGAGCAAGCAAACCAGAAAATATcattgtgtaaataaataatatctaaatccaactgttaacatATACTACGTTCTGACTGTGTCAGCTGTCGTattgcacttcatacacagaaagtcacggttTTATCCAGAAATGTTGATTGTGATGTTGCATGAgcggattgatattgaaatatttacacTTCAAATTCCGATGTTGCCTGTTTCAGGACTGCCCCCGATATcaaaagattgatatttaaaccCAGTAATTTcgggtaaatgtgtattttatcatcaaaatCGTATATTGTCTGTTAAGACTTCAGTCTGAATTTTTCTTCCATACTATCTATTC is drawn from Scophthalmus maximus strain ysfricsl-2021 chromosome 8, ASM2237912v1, whole genome shotgun sequence and contains these coding sequences:
- the nacc1b gene encoding nucleus accumbens-associated protein 1 isoform X2; its protein translation is MAQTLQMAIPNFGNNVLECLNEQRLQGLYCDVSVVVKGHAFKAHRAVLAASSSYFRDLFNAGGKSSVVELPPAVQPQSFQQILAFCYTGRLSMNVGDQFLLMYTAGFLQIQQIMEKGTEFFLKVSSPSCDSQGLHAEETPPSEPQSPVTQTAGGGGGGGGVVATAAGRPSSCLTPLPLVSKVKTEQTASTPQPTPQPQQEGSPYSVVCTPVAKRLWEGNSRDGGGGSGGGGGGGMRKAARYSSSSSSSSSCNNTTQDASGRGLAAANAAMVCGGASAGGAALNSNHNNNNNNNGGTPEGTSPGTLSMYTSDSPISYHDDEEEDDIADESAEEQYRQICNMYTMYSMLNAGAAVVGERVEALPDSAPDSGGGGRGGRGGRSRQDLASLPAELISQIGNRCHPKLYEEGDPAEKLELVSGTSVFISRAQLMNCHVSAGTRHKVLLRRLLAAFFDRSTLANSCGTGIRSSTNDPSRKPLDNRVLHAVKFYCQNFAPSFKESEMNAIAADMCTNARRVVRKSWIPKLKLLMADSDAYSAFLADSVKIEADALGAEQGFDPASLEAVAAANGNEAVGGATAADVLQGVGGDGSTLF
- the nacc1b gene encoding nucleus accumbens-associated protein 1 isoform X1 translates to MAQTLQMAIPNFGNNVLECLNEQRLQGLYCDVSVVVKGHAFKAHRAVLAASSSYFRDLFNAGGKSSVVELPPAVQPQSFQQILAFCYTGRLSMNVGDQFLLMYTAGFLQIQQIMEKGTEFFLKVSSPSCDSQGLHAEETPPSEPQSPVTQTAGGGGGGGGVVATAAGRPSSCLTPLPLVSKVKTEQTASTPQPTPQPQQQEGSPYSVVCTPVAKRLWEGNSRDGGGGSGGGGGGGMRKAARYSSSSSSSSSCNNTTQDASGRGLAAANAAMVCGGASAGGAALNSNHNNNNNNNGGTPEGTSPGTLSMYTSDSPISYHDDEEEDDIADESAEEQYRQICNMYTMYSMLNAGAAVVGERVEALPDSAPDSGGGGRGGRGGRSRQDLASLPAELISQIGNRCHPKLYEEGDPAEKLELVSGTSVFISRAQLMNCHVSAGTRHKVLLRRLLAAFFDRSTLANSCGTGIRSSTNDPSRKPLDNRVLHAVKFYCQNFAPSFKESEMNAIAADMCTNARRVVRKSWIPKLKLLMADSDAYSAFLADSVKIEADALGAEQGFDPASLEAVAAANGNEAVGGATAADVLQGVGGDGSTLF